atttatgttatttcggAACCATACTGTTTTACTTATTTTGTGGCATGGGACTCACATTTAGGGTTTATTTAGCATGCATgacatttaacttaatttaatatatgCAATTTAATTATCTATGcatgaaatataattttcatCAAAACTAAGTTAAAAATCACTTTTCCGCTGCtaagtttataaataaattttgaaagaataaataaattaactaatttgtaaaaaataataaccGTTACAAGAAAAATGTTACAATTAATTGGTTTTTTCGTTAACTCGGGtgtttttttatgaaaacttgtcaagttttcttttaaaataaacaaatgttttaaaatgattgtagcgacgtaaaaaatttagtttcgcttggttgctaattgtggcgatttattaaacatttgaaaaccaactttcgattttattaacaaagggagtcgccaccgatcctttttataggtgtgatcggtcacctaataaaattatttttaaaataaaaagaaggccaaatttaggtttacgtgaaagtccagagaaaaattggggttcgggagtcggttacgcgcgaggaaggtattagcaccctcgcgacgcccaaaattggtatctcataaacatgtgttgacttgattttcaaaaatacgagttcaatataagatTTAATCGTGATCCAATTGAAAAGGCGAGAACTTTCAttttttgatttttgagaaggatataccgatttaacacgagccgacaaattccatccaacatagcgatgagaTTCGATGACTTAATATTAAATCGATACATTGCCTtgattattgatattaattagaaaACAAGAACACAATTTTTGTTGTAATGCAAGGCAAAGCTGATATGGAATAAAAATGAATAACTGACATAACCAGAAATATATTGAAGCAAAATAATAATCGCGGCAATAATCTCAAAAAACAATAATCATGCATGctatattaaacataataatagtattaaactaaaacattataaatatatatatgtatatatgaacatatattagcagtgataataatagtaataataaaaagatgtgtatatatataccaactaatacataattaaaaaaataagtgaaaataatagttataataatgaATGTAATAATAtacgaaaataatactatatgtaaaatgtatatacaAGAATAATGAAATATGTGTCAATAAGatcgtataaaaatatataacgaaaatattaaagtatatacataatatgtATAAAAACGTAGTATGGTGTTGGAAATATATACATGGGATAATATGGAAATATGTACATAGTATAATGTTAAGAATGCATACTCGATATagagttaaaatatatatatacataagacaATATACGAGATCAAATGTAATACAGTATTCGAAATATGCACGCACACAAAAATACAAtactaaaaaatacatatatgtaatataaaaaaatgcataatataatgtttaaatatttacataaaccTATACACAAAAAAAAACTACTAATAATGATACTacataagtatatacataaatatactaaatttatatacttattatagatatatacataaatgatGAAACATATACTAATATTCGCATAGTAAGGATAAAATATATACGTaagataatatgaaaaaaaagagaacatatatgcacatatatatatacatattatggTATTTAACAACATATACTTGAAACagtaaaagaaatatattaacaaataatataaagatatatatatataaaataacatagaAATATATGAATAGtacaatatttacaaatatatgaaaataatataatgagataTACGGAAATAGTACtatatacacataaatatatacacatgtatagTGAAATATATACATACTAATATTGATAACAAATATAGtaggaataaaaataataaaataatatatactcGATGCGGTATAAAAACGTATATACACATAATAGTATGTACATAagataatacaaaatatatacacGAGAGGTTATAAGAAAATACaactaataatattgaaaatacacacacatatatatataaaatttatatgtaataCACTATATGCGTATAttacaaacacatatatatataatattatacattaagacatgataaatacatttaatataacaaatataaatattgtaactaataaataacagaaaatgaaaacaaataaattagaaataaagCAGTAAATTAACCAAAGAggctaaattgaacttaaaacaTCATTTTGGGGcgaaattagaaataaatagCAGGAAAGGACCAAAGTGTCACGCGCACATAACTTGGGAGGACTAAAACAGAAAATATTCCCTTTCACCAAAATGCTGCGCAGTacggagggactaaattgaacagcATGCAAATTATGGGGCCAAATCGAAAATGAGAAAACTTGATTGTAAAACCATAGAAAAGCGGaaggctaaaagcgcaattagcccttccgctataaaaaacacgcggatcctattggaacgggtcgggtcgacccgacccggggcctaaaacggcaccgttttaattttaaaagggggGGACCAAAACAGTGCGTTTTGGTCCCTATAAAagccaatatttttttaaaaaattcatttgtaacagttgaagaagaaaaaaagaaaaaaaaaagagagaagggaGAAAAGAGAGAGGGGAGAAAGGAGAGAGGAATTCCGGCCAAGGGGTCACCAGCCGATCGTCGACCGCCGTCCGTCGCCGGTGTCGGCCACCGTGAAAGgtaaaattttctcatttttttttgctttttatttacGCTTTTAAAATTGTTATGTTTATTTATACTTTTGTATTTACAAATGTACAAGGAGTAAATTCGAGAGTAAAAacagagataaaaataaaaatattcacctTAAGGTTTTGATGTTGGTATTTGGTTGCTGGCTCGATCTTCTTTTCTGTATTCCCCCTTATATATTTCCGATCGGTTTGTGCTTGTATTGTTTCTGTTCTTTCTTTTGAATATTCGAAAAAAAATCCTCGTTACATTCGTTTTTTAGTATTAAGCCCCCCTATTACATTGATTCTctttcggctttatagccgattacatGTGATTTCCACTGCTCTCTGCTTGTTTTGCTTTTGCTTTGCATGTTTCTCCGTTCTTTTCCTGTCTTCTTTTGTTTATTTGCAGGTGTGGAGGTGCAAGTGATGGGAGTGTCAAATAGTATGGGCAGTGCCTGGTCTCGGGCAGAGGAGGAAGTGGTTTGGCAGCTCGCGTGGGGGCTGAGTGGTCGCGCACATGGGGCAACggcgccagaaaccctagggtttctggctttCCAAAAATTTTTAGGGTCTTGGGCCTACCGGGCTTCACTGTTTTGGGCTGGTGTTGGGTTTTAagtattttgggcctatattggGCTGTTGTAATAGATTTgtaatggtttatttatttattgggtTTTGGGCTGTTGGGATTATTGGGCTGAAGGGTTGAGGTTTAAAAGTGGGCAAAATTGGGCTATAACAATGATTATTTCATAAACTCCAATCGTATTAGGTCATCTTGGTGGCCGATATAATCTCCCAAATTTGAATCTAAATCCAACATCTAGACTGGGTCGAAAAGGTtacaaaacttaataaatttatgatatttgaaataaaaaaaataacacaagcatgaaaattacatttcaaaatacgttaatttatttttataatatataaagaatAGCTGATATAgctaaaaatcagctcaattcaatgttgaattaaattttttatagataGTTAAAATAGATTTACATTAATAAATTTGAACTCTGTGATTGGAACAATGTCTTAACCAGTCTCTTACGCTTTTGACCTTTctctttattataatatatatataaataaatagaaatttattacaaaaaaattaaaaatcaagtctAAGCACATTTTTTAttggcataatgacttatttagttctctaactttaaaaaaaattattttagtcatCTATTTAATTGGCTAGAATTTGAGGATACTCATTGTATTTATCAAATTGTGtgaatttagtctctctatttttattttctcaaaattagtctctctacttttcgatttgatcatttttagtcccTCCGTTAGgttttttcatttactttattgAAAATTTAGGTACAATCACAAATTTAGCCTTTCAACCTCTCAAAAGTTGTAAAGGTTGCGGGGCTAAATTTGTGATTGTACctaatttttaatagatttaatggaAAAAGTTAACAGATGGactgaaaatgagcaaattaaaaAATAGGACCAATTTTGAGCAAATAAAAGTAGAAGAACTAAATCTACACAAATTGATAAGTATAGGGACTATTCTCAGAATCTAAcccgtttaattttttttacctcttTTAGCCCTTGAAAttatattgtttgtcaaatcaccctaaaattgatgaaaaagttaAGGTCGGTTAATTTTGTTGATGTGGCAGTCCACATGTATATcatgttagcaattaattaattttaaaaaataaaataattttaaattattatttttacaatttttaaactttttaacaaaataattttaataatttttttatttttaataatttatatatttctaattttaaaattttaaaaattaattaattgctaacgtgACTTTCACATGATGATCCACATGAATGGCCACGTTAACAAAGTTAATGGAcgttatttttttcatttattttagggtgatttgacaaacaacacaaatttaagagttaaaagagacaaaaattaaatgaagaactaaaataaattttttatagaattgaaaagacaaataaatcattatgttttcttttcctttctagACTCAATTTTAGGCTAACTTTGCtcaatttgaaaatctgaattcactattcaattaatattaaataattaactttttttaatgattaaatttaaataaaatttaattaataaataattattccaATCTGATTAACTTgaaatacaaaataattaatcTTAAGTTGACCCAAACGAATGAACCCTTAAATAAATCTACTGGGACGGCATCCAAATTAACATGGGTTATATAAATTTGTCATCCTCTTGAGTCATGGCCTAGAAGAAGGATTGGAAAAGTCAAGTTCAATATTGTAAAGAGTAGTAGGTTGCCTAATATTCGAAACCCAACCCATTTAAATGGGtctctttaattattttaaaattcattttaattcagCTTGACTGAATCTTTAATTCgattaatataaatattgttaCTAATATAAGAGGATATAAGTTCGACTGCGTTGAAGTGTATTATCCTCTTACTTATGAGTTGAGGAGAGACTATATCTAATTCTAGGTATTATctacaaaaaaaacatatataattaaaatatataatgagattattcaaaaaaaattatcttagattttataattggttaaaatatatcaaaagttTATGTATTCTTTGAAGATTTAGAATTTagcttttgtatttttatatttaagaatttaatctctttatttttttatattttaaaatttaggctcaactgttaatattgttaaattcaggttcattataatatcaattttttaattacagaattattaaataaatatatttttatttcaaaacgtTATATTAacaaacttaataaaaataaatttaacaatattaactgttaaacttaaattttaaaaatatggagAATAAATTAAGAAACCAAAGTCCTCAGAGAAGTATGTATAATTCCAGGCATGGCAcgtgaaaattttggaattttgtgTCAAGATTTAACTATTTTCTTGTGGTTGTTGATAAACATGTAAATTGTAAAGCAACAGGTCAGCACTATTTTGTCTACAGGCTTCTTAGATTTTACTATAAAGAAATAGACGTGTTTCACTAAAATATATGTGTGGGAACTGCCCACCACTagttaaatgataatttttgggtagatttaaaatttatgtgtacaatttttttcctttattattacaatgtaaatatttatatatattaaaaaatattcttgtgaaatttaattaattaataaatttatgaaaattattactTTTATGGGATTATACGTTGAAGATATTTTCTATATTcataaattcttttcttttttaaacacATGTTTTTAGTTTTAGATATTACAACTATATTAGAATTTTACTAACGTTGCCATAATAATTTTTACGACATATCCTTAGTTAAGTGACATGTCCGATTAACTTGTTTTACCTATAAAATAGAGTTCTTTTTGCCAATTCATATTTCACAATCGTTGCTGCTCCATTGTTGACTTGTTTACTTGCTTTATCATTTTTCATAGAAACTTTAAATCTAATAAgtatctttctctttcttttgtttgATTTTCGTATACTAGTCCATGATAGAGTTGTTTGCTGAGATTGTGGGTTCTCTTAGTCGGGTTTACTTTCTTCTTTTGCATTTATAACTATAAAATTGATTCGCCTATATCGAGTAATAAAGTTTGAATGTACCACAACTGAGGAGGAGATGCTTTGTGCTCTACATTTGAGGGGCGTTCAATTTTCTGTTCACCAAGGAACTCATCATATTATTGAATTCTAAGTAGTGTGAACAATGACTGGTGACCTTTGAGACCCATGGATCAACTAGCCCCAATAATAATGGGTAGATTAGTTGAGCCcaaatatttttttgaagaagCATAGGGTGAAGTCTCTTGCTACTATCATAATAGATCCCTTGGGTGGATTTGCTAGAACGAGTGAGGGTATGGAGTTAGATGCACCTTATTACGACGTTCCTGTTACATATCCTATTAGCGAGGTGGCGAAAATTATTTGTCTTAAAATAAAATGAGTcacaatgaaaatttattaaagtcaaacaataatattaaaataataacgagtgatcaaaataaaaacgaTTTATCATTTTCCTCAATGAAAAGGCATTGATGTCCAAGATTCCTATAAGTGCTTTGAACAAGGAAAAGTACATATATTCGCAGGCATAAAGCAACGTGTAACTAGAAAACTTAGCAAAAGTTTATTGCCAATCTAAATTAATCAAAGCCATCAATGTAAAAGGAATCAGTACTGTTTTGAAATATTAGAAAGATTTCATTATCTTAATTTCTCTGTCTACAATCTAAATTAATCTCACTGTGTATAGTAAATATTATAGATTTAGGAAAGCTGTTTCAGCCTAACATTAAAGAATACTTGAATGATTCAATAGCATACACCAGCTCTGAtcctttctccatttctttttccttttgacAAAATGAAAGCTggtaatagaaaaataatttatttctattaagATTTGTATATTTTTCTGAATTCTGATCATTATCTATTCTTTTTTGGCATAATGTTTAGAATTATCTATAGTTCCTTTTCAGCCTATAAAttggaggataatgcgcttcaatgcACTTGAACCCATATCCTCCTATATTGGTAACAATGCTCATAACAGTCAAGTTAAAACTCAATTAGTAAGTTTTGCATCTTAAACTTGATAAAATGCTACAACTAATTAAAGTGATTATATCGTTTCCCTAAATTAAATGTGTGGTTTGATTTTGTTtctaatttatttacttaaaccACAATAAACGCTCATGAATACTATTAATTATTACTACTATTTAGGGACAAAAATTCAAGGtttcaaaattaaaggaaatCGATTCAACTAATCCATATCAAATCATCTAATCCCTCTAATCGAAATGATGCTAGAACTAATTTCTGATCCTGTTGATTTGAACACTTAATCTAATCcgatttaaacaaaattaaaaaattatgaattccaaTCCTTTAATGCTATGGGTTTACTCATATATTCTAATTAACAAatgatttcaaatttcaaattcaacactaaatataaaaatgactTCTTTTTGACAAAATATAAAAGGTAGTAAAGCTATTagaatttttaagtttaaatacaTTATTTAATTCTGGTTTGGGACATAGTTGAATCTGAACTCTCAAATTAGTTCATATATGTAACTctataaaattcaattttttgaattttatattattattggaTAAACTTTAAAGAGATGTGTACAATTTAGTCAATGGTAGACTTTAAGATGGCCCAATGATTATATTGATTTACATAATTCATTGTATATGATGTAATTTTGGTGTATATAACGAAAGTGATCCACTGGTTATAATCAAGAACTTAAGAGCTAAGCCATGCAAATGTAGATTTTCTTTCCAAGTAATAATCATGAAGATGAAATTCCACATTACCCATGAATTGGCAGACATTCTGGTAAACCAACTTTTCCTTTTAGATAAAATTGTAAACCAAAACTTTTGACATCTTTGACAATTGGCACCGACacaaattaaagagaaaaatGATAACAACTCAAGGCTTTAATATAACCAGGCTTTTACTTAGCcttaatttagataaacaaaattaaatctcgattgaattttaatttgattagtacgggtattattattaatgtagaaAAATGTTGGTTCAAGTGCGTTGAAGcatattattttcctatttataggttgaagaAAGACTATAAATAATTgtaggcattgtgtcaaaaaaaaataaattaatttgtataatCATTGTTATTGTGcttatttattataattgttatttttattcatgCGTGtaattcatgaaaaaaaaatagaaaataaaagaaatattttaaatacaataaataatttttgagtgtttttattttagtcaaaaaataaattttacaattttgtcaTTTAATGTTTAGGTTGCTTTTATTTTAGTCAccgaaaaaataattttataaatcttgatctagataaaaaattaagaattaaagtaaaaaaaacaatagaattaaaataatatattaaaaatttgtcaaattgGGTTCAATGACTCTGTAGGTCCAACCTGTACAGGTAGAATCTgggacaatttttttttttttgaattggactggaaaaaaatattcttttattcaatttaaattataaaactaatatacaagtattttttcttattattttattatatctgtATTATTATTTAAGCACTTGATTGAGTAGGTACCACGAATCAATTTGGAACTAATTCGGtgagaaaattatgaaaatattctttcgtaattaaaataagttatattattcgaggtactttagtttttttatttaaaaataataaaaaatgtgcATATGTAGAAATTTGAACCCGCACCAATTgcattgataaaattttaaatttaccactcaaccaaatatttattttaatttttttatatattttaattttattatgcgcATTTTATTACCtccaattgtatatattaataatattgttgatTGAGATGATGTTACAAATTAACTCGACACCAACTTAGAATTAGTGAAAACACCTGACAACATCATGATATACGAGTGtatttattaaatattcttaatCTGATGCATTcatgtgtttaaatttcgttttacttacaatttaatttatttttattttaatactgtacatatttcatgtgttattattaattagtttcaaatcatacattttattatctattgtatgttatttttaatattgtatgtTATTATAATGTGATTGATTGATGTCACTCATTAGACTGGTCATAACCCAattgtaaattgtaaaagaaattcACTACTTGTACAAAGAAAAGATTTATTTTGGGGataattatactttttttatattttgataaatcaatcaatgggtatttctatattttttattttgataaaaaaaagtacaTACACATAATGAGAATAATGAGATTTGAACCAAAATCATCGCAATTTTCATTATCTCAACTTTACCATTTCAACCCAGATACATTTGatttttatatcaatatttttataaacttgTTACATAAACTTTTGTACCATaatctaattatatattaatagtgGGTCCTAACACAGTCATTTTACAAagcaacaaatattttttttatattttttgtgaaTCAAGAATAATACATATGATTTCTTAGGTTATGGACCTGAAACTATTAATATGAAACATTTAAGCTTAAGACATTATCATCTTCACAATTTCTATTTCAGGTAAATCATAAAATGTGctgaaatattttgatttaagcaaaaaattggaaaaaaatttcaaactttggATTTAGTTTGCTTGTTGTTGAAGAGAAGTTGCGGTCATTAATCACAAGTGTGGACCAAATCATAAAAGATTTATCGTAATTAAAGTGATCTGAATTGGGAAGCCTAGAAATTTAGCTACCGGTAACACTGTCCCCTCATTAACGAATAGATGTAAAACACATAACCAATTCGTTAGTGAGTGTCAAACAAATACGCGTCTTCATCTTTACTTTTTCTTATCATATTAATATGAACACAAATTAAACAGAATATCCTACTTGAGAACGTAAAAGTAAAAATGCCATGCAGATTTGAAGAGTCTACGTGTTAGGTAACCTGTCGAGAATGGTAGCTTTGATTAGGGTGGagaaatatgtgtatataaaGGCATGAGTTTGGCACAGTTAGTTTCCAAGCCAAAGACATTTTCAGTTGTTGCATGTATATGTTGGGTAATACTAAAATGGGTTCAGCTTCTAGTTTTTCCAAGTTTTGTTTGACATTGCTTCTCCTTGTGGTTGTATTGGGGAGCACCAATGCTCAACTTTCAAccaatttttactcaaaatcatgcCCCAAGTTGCTGTCAACTGTGAAATCTACTGTCACCTCTGCTATTAACAAAGAGGCCCGAATGGGTGCTTCTCTGCTTCGATTGTTCTTCCACGACTGCTTTGTCAATgtaattcttcttcttcttctaaatGATGCGTAGGATGGTAAAGTTAGAATTTTCTAATGAATTTCAAACTCATCCTCTGCATTTTACTAGTAATAATGATTTAGGAAAATGGCCTCTTTATTTGACTTCTGTCGAAAAGGACATcaaccaaaaacaaaaagaaaagaaaccgaCAAAGTTGACCATATTATGATGCCTTATGATGCCTAACTTAGTGACTTTAACTTTGTTCTATTTCATGGTAACTACTAAGTATGTGCCTTGATTTATCATGGTGTTAATAAGAGTTTCATGATAGGGTTGTGACGGATCAGTGCTACTCGACGACACATCTTCCTTCACCGGAGAGAAAAATGCTATCCCGAATCGGAACTCAGCTCGCGGATTCGATGTTGTTGATAACATCAAGTCAGCTGTTGAGAATGTTTGCCCTGGTGTAGTTTCTTGTGCTGATATCTTGGCCATTACTGCTAGAGACTCTGTTGAAATTGTAAGTCCtaaacatatatacatgcatgcatatatgcgCATATTTAAGCAACTTGGTGAGATTTTCAAATAAGCAAGTAATTGAAAGaatacctttattttttttttaatttttagttattatttatttgtagTTGGGAGGTCCCAAATGGGCTGTGAAACTTGGAAGAAGAGATGCAAGAAGTGCTAGCCAGTCTGCGGCTAATAATGGCATTCCTGCACCAACTTCGAACTTGAACCAACTCACTTCCAGGTTCAATGCTCTTGGACTTTCCACCAGGGACTTGGTTGCTTTATCTGGTTTGTTCTCTGTCCTACCATTACACTTGTTTGTTtggttctgacatttcaattttcttttgaaGTATCTATATCTAATATCCGTGTTGGACTCACATGTTAACACATGACCCTTTAAGAAACATAGATGAACACACCAGTATCTGACTAACATGAATTCTAAAAATTGGAATTCGATCCTGACAGCCTCAAGTGTAAATTGTGCAGGGGCACACACAATTGGACAAGCGAGATGCACGTCATTCAGGGCCCGCATATACAATGAGAGCAACATTGACGCTTCCTTCGCTCAAACAAGGCAAAGAAACTGCCCAAGAACAACAGGCTCAGGGGACAACAATTTGGCACCTCTTGATATCCAAACTCCAACATCTTTTGACAACAACTACTTCAAGAACCTAGTCAGTCGAAGAGGACTTCTCCACTCTGATCAACAGTTGTTCAATGGTGGTTCCACGGATTCCATCGTTCGCGGTTACGGTAACAGCCCAAGCTCCTTCAATTCGGATTTTGTTTCTGCCATGATCAAGATGGGAGACATTAGTCCCCTCACTGGATCACGTGGCGAGATCAGGAAGAACTGCAGAAGGGTGAACTAATTTGTGGGGTTCTTCATGTGCATTTGCCTAtagaatctataagaaaataaaagCAGTGGAAATTTTGTTTCCTTAAATGGTTGTTTGTTTGTATCAGTAGTTAAGATTATGAAGTAGGAGTTGTGtgtttttgatgtttaatttCTTCCAAATTGTTCAAGGGCTTAGGTCATGTTGCTGAGAAAGTAATAGTATGAGAAGTATTCCTATTTCTCTCAGTACTATTGTGGTGTGGATACTCCAATTATCAAATCTTATTTATGCAGCTTTTAATCCAAGCCCATTCTCACTAAATGCAGATCACGACCCATAATTAACCCGCTCAAATTGGATTAAGC
The sequence above is drawn from the Gossypium hirsutum isolate 1008001.06 chromosome A05, Gossypium_hirsutum_v2.1, whole genome shotgun sequence genome and encodes:
- the LOC107944980 gene encoding peroxidase P7; protein product: MYMLGNTKMGSASSFSKFCLTLLLLVVVLGSTNAQLSTNFYSKSCPKLLSTVKSTVTSAINKEARMGASLLRLFFHDCFVNGCDGSVLLDDTSSFTGEKNAIPNRNSARGFDVVDNIKSAVENVCPGVVSCADILAITARDSVEILGGPKWAVKLGRRDARSASQSAANNGIPAPTSNLNQLTSRFNALGLSTRDLVALSGAHTIGQARCTSFRARIYNESNIDASFAQTRQRNCPRTTGSGDNNLAPLDIQTPTSFDNNYFKNLVSRRGLLHSDQQLFNGGSTDSIVRGYGNSPSSFNSDFVSAMIKMGDISPLTGSRGEIRKNCRRVN